Proteins found in one Pyrus communis chromosome 15, drPyrComm1.1, whole genome shotgun sequence genomic segment:
- the LOC137718346 gene encoding serine/threonine protein phosphatase 2A 57 kDa regulatory subunit B' kappa isoform-like → MLKQFLSKLPRKALKSDERPESPRTNTPRSGSRTGPSGLGGGTPRSNGANSSGPGKANAPKRMSSAVFPASVVAGIEPLVPFKDVPTSEKMNLFVSKVSLCCVTFDFTDPTKNSIEKDVKRQTLLELVDFVATGSMRFSEPAILATCRMCAINLFRVFPPNYRSRSNGGAGENDDDEPMFDPAWPHLQIVYELLLKFVTSSCLDAKIAKKYVDHLFILRLLELFDSEDPRERDCLKTILHRIYGKFMVHRPFIRRAINNIFYRFLFETERHNGVAELLEIFGSIISGFALPLKEEHRVFLWRVLIPLHKPKNLGSYFQQLSYCVTQFIEKEPKLASVVIKGLLKYWPITSSQKEVMFLGELEEILESVNMVEFQKVMAPLFCQIACCINSSHFQVAERALFFWNNDNIVTLIAHNRQVILPIILPALERNSHNHWNQAVLNLSLNVRKMFVEMDEQLFLSSHAHFMEEEAKQSLAAKKRKEAWERLENAASLQPVTGNTAVLVTPIATSIAC, encoded by the exons ATGCTCAAGCAATTCCTCAGTAAACTGCCGCGGAAGGCCTTGAAATCCGACGAGAGGCCGGAGTCGCCGCGGACGAACACGCCCCGCTCCGGGAGCCGGACTGGGCCGTCTGGCCTCGGCGGGGGCACCCCTCGATCCAACGGTGCAAATAGCTCGGGCCCGGGTAAAGCGAATGCCCCGAAACGCATGTCGTCTGCGGTGTTTCCGGCTAGCGTGGTGGCCGGAATCGAGCCTCTGGTGCCGTTCAAGGACGTGCCGACGTCGGAGAAGATGAACCTCTTCGTTAGCAAGGTGAGCCTTTGTTGCGTAACGTTTGATTTTACGGACCCAACTAAGAATTCGATAGAGAAAGATGTTAAGAGGCAGACATTGCTCGAACTTGTGGACTTTGTAGCAACTGGGTCGATGAGATTCAGCGAGCCTGCCATTTTAGCAACCTGTAGAATGTGTGCCATTAATCTGTTCAGAGTTTTCCCGCCAAATTACCGGTCGCGTTCTAATGGTGGGGCGGGTGAGAACGATGATGATGAGCCCATGTTCGACCCCGCCTGGCCGCATTTGCAGATTGTGTATGAATTGCTGCTTAAATTCGTGACTTCTTCGTGTCTGGACGCGAAGATTGCAAAGAAGTATGTAGACCATTTGTTTATTTTGAGGTTGCTTGAGTTGTTTGATTCCGAGGATCCTAGGGAGAGAGATTGTTTGAAGACCATTCTGCATAGGATTTATGGCAAGTTCATGGTTCATAGGCCATTTATTCGCAGGGCTATCAACAATATATTCTATCGCTTTTTGTTTGAGACAGAGAGACATAATGGGGTTGCTGAGTTGCTGGAGATATTTGGGAGTATTATTAGCGGGTTTGCGTTGCCCCTGAAAGAGGAGCACAGGGTATTCTTGTGGAGGGTTTTGATTCCTCTGCATAAGCCGAAGAATCTGGGGTCTTACTTCCAACAGTTGTCCTATTGCGTCACGCAGTTTATAGAGAAGGAACCAAAGTTGGCTAGTGTTGTTATAAAGGGTTTGTTGAAATATTGGCCGATAACAAGTAGTCAGAAGGAGGTGATGTTCTTGGGTGAGttagaagagattttggaaTCGGTTAACATGGTGGAATTTCAGAAGGTCATGGCCCCCTTGTTCTGCCAGATAGCATGCTGCATTAACAGTTCCCACTTCCAG GTAGCTGAAAGGGCCCTGTTCTTTTGGAACAACGACAACATTGTCACCTTAATTGCGCATAACCGTCAAGTAATTCTGCCAATCATTTTACCAGCCTTGGAGAGGAACTCTCATAACCACTGGAACCAAGCAGTTCTTAATTTATCTTTAAATGTCCGAAAGATGTTTGTGGAGATGGATGAGCAGCTATTCCTCTCCAGCCATGCCCACTTCATGGAGGAAGAAGCAAAGCAAAGCTTGGCAGCCAAGAAGCGAAAGGAAGCATGGGAACGGTTAGAGAATGCAGCTAGTCTGCAGCCAGTAACCGGAAACACTGCTGTTCTGGTAACGCCTATAGCAACCTCAATCGCCTGTtaa